A genomic stretch from Microtus pennsylvanicus isolate mMicPen1 chromosome 9, mMicPen1.hap1, whole genome shotgun sequence includes:
- the Jak3 gene encoding tyrosine-protein kinase JAK3 isoform X4, producing MAPPSEETPLIPQRSCSLSSSEAGSLHVLLPPRGSGPPQRLSFSFGDYLAEDLCVRAAKVCGILPVYHPLFALATEDLSRWFPPSHIFSVEDADTQVLVYRLRFYFPDWFGLETCHRFGLRKDLTSAILDLHVLEHLFAQHRSDLVSGRLPVGLSLKEQGECLSLAVLDVAQMAREQAQRPGELLKTVSYKACLPPGLRDLIQGLSFVTRRRIRRTVLQALHRVVACQADRYSLMAKYILDLERLHPAATAETFRVGLPGTQEGPGLLRVAGGSGVAWSPGDQELFQTFCDFPEIVDLSIKQAPRVGPAGEHRLVTVTRMDSHILEAEFPGLPEALSFVALVDGYFRLTCDSRHFFCKEVAPPRLLEEVAEMCHGPITSDFAVHKLKTAGSLPGSYILRRSPQDYDSFLLTACVQTPLGPDYKGCLIRRDPTGAFSLVGLSQPHRSLRELLAACWHSGLHVDGAALNLTFCCAPRPKEKSNLIVVRRGCTPSPAPSRTPSCCTLMQLSFHTIPADSLEWHENLGHGSFTKIYRGRRREAVDGETHETEVLLKVMDARHRNCMESFLEAASLMSQVSYPHLVLLHGVCMAGDSIMVQEFVYLGAIDTYLRKRGHLVPASWKLQVVKQLAYALNYLEDKGLPHGNVSARKVLLAREGVDGSPPFIKLSDPGVSPTVLSLEMLTDRIPWVAPECLQETRALGLEADKWGFGATAWEVFSGGPVHITSLEPAKKLKFYEDRGQLPAPKWTELAGLIAQCMAYDPGQRPSFRAILRDLNGLITSDYELLSDPTPGSLSPRDELCTGTQLYACQDPTIFEERHLKYISLLGKGNFGNVELCRYDPLGDNTGPLVAVKQLQHSGPDQQRDFQREIQILKALHSDFIVKYRGVSYGPGRQSLRLVMEYLPSGCLRDFLQRHRARLHSGRLLLFAWQICKGMEYLGARRCVHRDLAARNILVESEAHVKIADFGLAKLLPVGKDYYVVREPGQSPIFWYAPESLSDNIFSCQSDVWSFGVVLYELFTYSDKSCSPSAEFLRMMGPERDGLALCRLLELLAEGRRLPRPPACPTEPLRPGNRRHLPASVSPIRRRQIRAPLRPLPNPYFIFSFIIYFFAMLKMKPGPHML from the exons ATGGCACCTCCGAGTGAGGAGACGCCTCTGATCCCTCAGCGTTCTTGCAGCCTCTCATCTTCAGAGGCGGGATCTCTGCATGTCCTTCTTCCTCCGCGGGGATCTGGGCCTCCCCAGCGACTGTCATTCTCTTTTGGGGACTACTTGGCAGAGGATCTGTGTGTGCGGGCAGCCAAGGTCTGTG GCATCCTGCCTGTTTATCACCCGCTCTTCGCTCTGGCCACCGAGGACTTGTCTCGCTGGTTCCCCCCAAGCCACATCTTCTCTGTGGAGGACGCGGACACTCAAGTCTTGGTCTACAGGCTCCG GTTTTATTTCCCTGACTGGTTTGGACTGGAGACATGTCACCGCTTTGGGCTGCGCAAAGATCTGACCAGCGCCATTCTCGACTTACACGTTCTAGAACACCTCTTTGCCCAG CACCGCAGTGACCTGGTGAGTGGGCGCCTCCCAGTGGGCCTCAGCCTGAAGGAGCAGGGAGAGTGCCTGAGCCTGGCTGTGCTGGACGTGGCGCAGATGGCCCGTGAGCAGGCCCAGCGGCCAGGCGAGCTGCTGAAGACTGTCAG CTACAAGGCCTGCCTGCCACCCGGCCTGCGCGACCTGATCCAGGGTCTGAGCTTCGTGACAAGAAGGCGCATCCGCAGGACGGTGCTCCAGGCGCTGCACCGCGTGGTCGCCTGCCAGGCCGACCGCTACTCGCTCATGGCCAAGTACATCCTGGACCTGGAGAGGCTGCATCCGGCGGCCACCGCCGAGACCTTCCGCGTGGGGCTCCCGGGAACCCAGGAGGGGCCAGGGCTCCTGCGCGTGGCCGGGGGCAGCGGGGTCGCCTGGAGCCCCGGGGACCAAGAG ctTTTCCAGACCTTCTGTGACTTTCCCGAAATCGTGGACCTCAGCATCAAGCAGGCCCCGCGCGTGGGTCCGGCAGGGGAGCATCGGCTGGTCACCGTTACCAGGATGGACAGCCACATCCTG GAAGCAGAATTCCCGGGGCTGCCTGAGGCGCTGTCCTTCGTGGCCCTCGTAGATGGTTACTTCCGCCTGACCTGCGACTCCAGGCATTTCTTCTGCAAGGAGGTAGCACCGCCAAGGCTGTTGGAGGAGGTGGCAGAGATGTGCCACGGACCCATCAC GTCAGACTTCGCTGTCCACAAACTGAAGACCGCTGGCTCCCTCCCGGGCTCCTACATTCTCCGCCGCAGCCCTCAGGACTATGACAGTTTTCTTCTCACTGCCTGCGTCCAG ACGCCCCTTGGCCCGGACTACAAGGGCTGCCTCATCCGCCGGGACCCCACCGGGGCCTTCTCCCTGGTTGGCCTCAGTCAGCCACACAGGAGCCTCCGGGAGCTCCTTGCAGCCTGCTGGCATTCTGGGCTTCATGTAGACGGTGCTGCCCTGAATCTCACATTCTGCTGCGCCCCCAGACCCAAGG AAAAGTCCAATTTGATAGTGGTAAGAAGGGGCTGCACCccttccccagcccccagccGCACCCCGTCCTGCTGCACGCTGATGCAACTGAGTTTCCACACGATCCCTGCGGACAGCCTGGAGTGG CATGAGAACCTGGGTCACGGCTCTTTCACCAAGATCTACCGTGGCCGCCGGAGGGAGGCCGTGGATGGCGAGACACACGAGACGGAAGTCCTCCTGAAGGTCATGGACGCCAGACACCGGAACTGCATGGAG TCCTTTCTAGAAGCCGCGAGCCTGATGAGCCAAGTATCCTACCCGCACCTCGTCTTGCTGCATGGCGTCTGCATGGCTGGAGATA GCATCATGGTGCAGGAATTTGTCTATCTAGGCGCAATTGATACGTACCTACGCAAGCGTGGTCACTTGGTGCCAGCCAGCTGGAAGCTGCAGGTGGTCAAACAGCTGGCCTATGCCCTCAACTATTTG GAAGACAAAGGCCTCCCTCATGGCAACGTCTCAGCGCGGAAGGTGCTCCTGGCTCGAGAGGGGGTTGATGGGAGTCCTCCCTTCATCAAGCTGAGTGACCCTGGCGTCAGCCCCACAGTGCTAAGCCTAGAAA TGCTCACCGACAGGATCCCCTGGGTGGCCCCCGAGTGTCTGCAGGAAACTCGGGCGCTCGGCTTAGAGGCCGACAAGTGGGGCTTCGGCGCCACCGCGTGGGAGGTGTTCAGTGGGGGACCCGTGCACATCACCTCGCTGGAACCCGCCAAG AAGCTGAAATTCTACGAGGACCGGGGGCAGCTGCCGGCCCCAAAGTGGACGGAGCTGGCGGGGCTCATCGCGCAGTGCATGGCCTACGACCCGGGCCAGCGGCCCTCCTTCCGCGCCATCCTCAGGGACCTCAACGGCCTCATTACCTCAG ATTATGAGCTCCTCTCAGACCCGACGCCCGGCAGCCTGAGTCCCCGAGATGagctgtgcactggcacccagctCTACGCCTGCCAGGACCCCACCATCTTTGAGGAGAGGCACCTTAAATACATCTCTCTGTTGGGCAAG GGCAACTTTGGCAACGTGGAACTGTGCCGCTATGACCCTCTGGGGGACAATACAGGACCCCTGGTAGCAGTGAAGCAGCTACAGCACAGCGGGCCAGACCAGCAGAGGGACTTCCAGCGGGAGATTCAGATCCTCAAGGCGCTGCACAGCGACTTCATCGTCAAGTACCGGGGAGTCAGCTACGGGCCAG GTCGCCAGAGCCTGCGGTTGGTGATGGAGTACCTGCCCAGTGGCTGCCTGCGGGACTTCCTGCAGCGCCACCGCGCGCGCCTGCACTCCGGCCGCCTGCTGCTGTTCGCCTGGCAGATCTGCAAG GGCATGGAGTACCTGGGCGCGCGCCGCTGCGTGCATCGCGACCTGGCTGCGCGAAATATCCTGGTGGAGAGCGAGGCGCACGTGAAGATCGCGGATTTCGGCCTCGCTAAACTACTGCCGGTCGGAAAGGACTACTACGTGGTCCGCGAGCCAGGACAGAGCCCCATCTTCTG GTACGCCCCAGAATCCTTGTCCGACAACATCTTCTCCTGCCAGTCTGACGTGTGGAGCTTCGGCGTGGTGCTGTATGAGCTCTTCACCTATAGCGACAAGAGCTGCAGCCCTTCGGCC GAGTTCTTGCGCATGATGGGGCCAGAGCGTGATGGGCTAGCGCTCTGCCGACTTCTGGAGCTGCTGGCAGAGGGCCGGCGCCTCCCAAGGCCTCCTGCGTGCCCCACTGAG CCTCTGCGGCCCGGAAATCGAcgacatctccctgcctcagtATCCCCTATACGGAGAAGACAAATACGTGCACCACTACGACCCCTCCCaaatccatattttattttttcttttattatttacttttttgcaATGCTGAAAATGAAGCCAGGGCCTCACATGCTCTAG
- the Jak3 gene encoding tyrosine-protein kinase JAK3 isoform X5, with translation MAPPSEETPLIPQRSCSLSSSEAGSLHVLLPPRGSGPPQRLSFSFGDYLAEDLCVRAAKVCGILPVYHPLFALATEDLSRWFPPSHIFSVEDADTQVLVYRLRFYFPDWFGLETCHRFGLRKDLTSAILDLHVLEHLFAQHRSDLVSGRLPVGLSLKEQGECLSLAVLDVAQMAREQAQRPGELLKTVSYKACLPPGLRDLIQGLSFVTRRRIRRTVLQALHRVVACQADRYSLMAKYILDLERLHPAATAETFRVGLPGTQEGPGLLRVAGGSGVAWSPGDQELFQTFCDFPEIVDLSIKQAPRVGPAGEHRLVTVTRMDSHILEAEFPGLPEALSFVALVDGYFRLTCDSRHFFCKEVAPPRLLEEVAEMCHGPITSDFAVHKLKTAGSLPGSYILRRSPQDYDSFLLTACVQTPLGPDYKGCLIRRDPTGAFSLVGLSQPHRSLRELLAACWHSGLHVDGAALNLTFCCAPRPKEKSNLIVVRRGCTPSPAPSRTPSCCTLMQLSFHTIPADSLEWHENLGHGSFTKIYRGRRREAVDGETHETEVLLKVMDARHRNCMESFLEAASLMSQVSYPHLVLLHGVCMAGDSIMVQEFVYLGAIDTYLRKRGHLVPASWKLQVVKQLAYALNYLEDKGLPHGNVSARKVLLAREGVDGSPPFIKLSDPGVSPTVLSLEMLTDRIPWVAPECLQETRALGLEADKWGFGATAWEVFSGGPVHITSLEPAKKLKFYEDRGQLPAPKWTELAGLIAQCMAYDPGQRPSFRAILRDLNGLITSDYELLSDPTPGSLSPRDELCTGTQLYACQDPTIFEERHLKYISLLGKGNFGNVELCRYDPLGDNTGPLVAVKQLQHSGPDQQRDFQREIQILKALHSDFIVKYRGVSYGPGRQSLRLVMEYLPSGCLRDFLQRHRARLHSGRLLLFAWQICKGMEYLGARRCVHRDLAARNILVESEAHVKIADFGLAKLLPVGKDYYVVREPGQSPIFWYAPESLSDNIFSCQSDVWSFGVVLYELFTYSDKSCSPSAEFLRMMGPERDGLALCRLLELLAEGRRLPRPPACPTEVQELMQLCWAPRPQDRPTFSTLSPQLDALWRGNPG, from the exons ATGGCACCTCCGAGTGAGGAGACGCCTCTGATCCCTCAGCGTTCTTGCAGCCTCTCATCTTCAGAGGCGGGATCTCTGCATGTCCTTCTTCCTCCGCGGGGATCTGGGCCTCCCCAGCGACTGTCATTCTCTTTTGGGGACTACTTGGCAGAGGATCTGTGTGTGCGGGCAGCCAAGGTCTGTG GCATCCTGCCTGTTTATCACCCGCTCTTCGCTCTGGCCACCGAGGACTTGTCTCGCTGGTTCCCCCCAAGCCACATCTTCTCTGTGGAGGACGCGGACACTCAAGTCTTGGTCTACAGGCTCCG GTTTTATTTCCCTGACTGGTTTGGACTGGAGACATGTCACCGCTTTGGGCTGCGCAAAGATCTGACCAGCGCCATTCTCGACTTACACGTTCTAGAACACCTCTTTGCCCAG CACCGCAGTGACCTGGTGAGTGGGCGCCTCCCAGTGGGCCTCAGCCTGAAGGAGCAGGGAGAGTGCCTGAGCCTGGCTGTGCTGGACGTGGCGCAGATGGCCCGTGAGCAGGCCCAGCGGCCAGGCGAGCTGCTGAAGACTGTCAG CTACAAGGCCTGCCTGCCACCCGGCCTGCGCGACCTGATCCAGGGTCTGAGCTTCGTGACAAGAAGGCGCATCCGCAGGACGGTGCTCCAGGCGCTGCACCGCGTGGTCGCCTGCCAGGCCGACCGCTACTCGCTCATGGCCAAGTACATCCTGGACCTGGAGAGGCTGCATCCGGCGGCCACCGCCGAGACCTTCCGCGTGGGGCTCCCGGGAACCCAGGAGGGGCCAGGGCTCCTGCGCGTGGCCGGGGGCAGCGGGGTCGCCTGGAGCCCCGGGGACCAAGAG ctTTTCCAGACCTTCTGTGACTTTCCCGAAATCGTGGACCTCAGCATCAAGCAGGCCCCGCGCGTGGGTCCGGCAGGGGAGCATCGGCTGGTCACCGTTACCAGGATGGACAGCCACATCCTG GAAGCAGAATTCCCGGGGCTGCCTGAGGCGCTGTCCTTCGTGGCCCTCGTAGATGGTTACTTCCGCCTGACCTGCGACTCCAGGCATTTCTTCTGCAAGGAGGTAGCACCGCCAAGGCTGTTGGAGGAGGTGGCAGAGATGTGCCACGGACCCATCAC GTCAGACTTCGCTGTCCACAAACTGAAGACCGCTGGCTCCCTCCCGGGCTCCTACATTCTCCGCCGCAGCCCTCAGGACTATGACAGTTTTCTTCTCACTGCCTGCGTCCAG ACGCCCCTTGGCCCGGACTACAAGGGCTGCCTCATCCGCCGGGACCCCACCGGGGCCTTCTCCCTGGTTGGCCTCAGTCAGCCACACAGGAGCCTCCGGGAGCTCCTTGCAGCCTGCTGGCATTCTGGGCTTCATGTAGACGGTGCTGCCCTGAATCTCACATTCTGCTGCGCCCCCAGACCCAAGG AAAAGTCCAATTTGATAGTGGTAAGAAGGGGCTGCACCccttccccagcccccagccGCACCCCGTCCTGCTGCACGCTGATGCAACTGAGTTTCCACACGATCCCTGCGGACAGCCTGGAGTGG CATGAGAACCTGGGTCACGGCTCTTTCACCAAGATCTACCGTGGCCGCCGGAGGGAGGCCGTGGATGGCGAGACACACGAGACGGAAGTCCTCCTGAAGGTCATGGACGCCAGACACCGGAACTGCATGGAG TCCTTTCTAGAAGCCGCGAGCCTGATGAGCCAAGTATCCTACCCGCACCTCGTCTTGCTGCATGGCGTCTGCATGGCTGGAGATA GCATCATGGTGCAGGAATTTGTCTATCTAGGCGCAATTGATACGTACCTACGCAAGCGTGGTCACTTGGTGCCAGCCAGCTGGAAGCTGCAGGTGGTCAAACAGCTGGCCTATGCCCTCAACTATTTG GAAGACAAAGGCCTCCCTCATGGCAACGTCTCAGCGCGGAAGGTGCTCCTGGCTCGAGAGGGGGTTGATGGGAGTCCTCCCTTCATCAAGCTGAGTGACCCTGGCGTCAGCCCCACAGTGCTAAGCCTAGAAA TGCTCACCGACAGGATCCCCTGGGTGGCCCCCGAGTGTCTGCAGGAAACTCGGGCGCTCGGCTTAGAGGCCGACAAGTGGGGCTTCGGCGCCACCGCGTGGGAGGTGTTCAGTGGGGGACCCGTGCACATCACCTCGCTGGAACCCGCCAAG AAGCTGAAATTCTACGAGGACCGGGGGCAGCTGCCGGCCCCAAAGTGGACGGAGCTGGCGGGGCTCATCGCGCAGTGCATGGCCTACGACCCGGGCCAGCGGCCCTCCTTCCGCGCCATCCTCAGGGACCTCAACGGCCTCATTACCTCAG ATTATGAGCTCCTCTCAGACCCGACGCCCGGCAGCCTGAGTCCCCGAGATGagctgtgcactggcacccagctCTACGCCTGCCAGGACCCCACCATCTTTGAGGAGAGGCACCTTAAATACATCTCTCTGTTGGGCAAG GGCAACTTTGGCAACGTGGAACTGTGCCGCTATGACCCTCTGGGGGACAATACAGGACCCCTGGTAGCAGTGAAGCAGCTACAGCACAGCGGGCCAGACCAGCAGAGGGACTTCCAGCGGGAGATTCAGATCCTCAAGGCGCTGCACAGCGACTTCATCGTCAAGTACCGGGGAGTCAGCTACGGGCCAG GTCGCCAGAGCCTGCGGTTGGTGATGGAGTACCTGCCCAGTGGCTGCCTGCGGGACTTCCTGCAGCGCCACCGCGCGCGCCTGCACTCCGGCCGCCTGCTGCTGTTCGCCTGGCAGATCTGCAAG GGCATGGAGTACCTGGGCGCGCGCCGCTGCGTGCATCGCGACCTGGCTGCGCGAAATATCCTGGTGGAGAGCGAGGCGCACGTGAAGATCGCGGATTTCGGCCTCGCTAAACTACTGCCGGTCGGAAAGGACTACTACGTGGTCCGCGAGCCAGGACAGAGCCCCATCTTCTG GTACGCCCCAGAATCCTTGTCCGACAACATCTTCTCCTGCCAGTCTGACGTGTGGAGCTTCGGCGTGGTGCTGTATGAGCTCTTCACCTATAGCGACAAGAGCTGCAGCCCTTCGGCC GAGTTCTTGCGCATGATGGGGCCAGAGCGTGATGGGCTAGCGCTCTGCCGACTTCTGGAGCTGCTGGCAGAGGGCCGGCGCCTCCCAAGGCCTCCTGCGTGCCCCACTGAG GTTCAGGAGCTCATGCAGCTGTGCTGGGCGCCCCGCCCGCAGGACCGACCGACCTTCAGCACCCTGAGTCCGCAGCTGGATGCGCTGTGGCGTGGAAACCCCGGGTAG
- the Jak3 gene encoding tyrosine-protein kinase JAK3 isoform X6 — MSFFLRGDLGLPSDCHSLLGTTWQRICVCGQPRSVASCLFITRSSLWPPRTCLAGSPQATSSLWRTRTLKSWSTGSGRKFYFPDWFGLETCHRFGLRKDLTSAILDLHVLEHLFAQHRSDLVSGRLPVGLSLKEQGECLSLAVLDVAQMAREQAQRPGELLKTVSYKACLPPGLRDLIQGLSFVTRRRIRRTVLQALHRVVACQADRYSLMAKYILDLERLHPAATAETFRVGLPGTQEGPGLLRVAGGSGVAWSPGDQELFQTFCDFPEIVDLSIKQAPRVGPAGEHRLVTVTRMDSHILEAEFPGLPEALSFVALVDGYFRLTCDSRHFFCKEVAPPRLLEEVAEMCHGPITSDFAVHKLKTAGSLPGSYILRRSPQDYDSFLLTACVQTPLGPDYKGCLIRRDPTGAFSLVGLSQPHRSLRELLAACWHSGLHVDGAALNLTFCCAPRPKEKSNLIVVRRGCTPSPAPSRTPSCCTLMQLSFHTIPADSLEWHENLGHGSFTKIYRGRRREAVDGETHETEVLLKVMDARHRNCMESFLEAASLMSQVSYPHLVLLHGVCMAGDSIMVQEFVYLGAIDTYLRKRGHLVPASWKLQVVKQLAYALNYLEDKGLPHGNVSARKVLLAREGVDGSPPFIKLSDPGVSPTVLSLEMLTDRIPWVAPECLQETRALGLEADKWGFGATAWEVFSGGPVHITSLEPAKKLKFYEDRGQLPAPKWTELAGLIAQCMAYDPGQRPSFRAILRDLNGLITSDYELLSDPTPGSLSPRDELCTGTQLYACQDPTIFEERHLKYISLLGKGNFGNVELCRYDPLGDNTGPLVAVKQLQHSGPDQQRDFQREIQILKALHSDFIVKYRGVSYGPGRQSLRLVMEYLPSGCLRDFLQRHRARLHSGRLLLFAWQICKGMEYLGARRCVHRDLAARNILVESEAHVKIADFGLAKLLPVGKDYYVVREPGQSPIFWYAPESLSDNIFSCQSDVWSFGVVLYELFTYSDKSCSPSAEFLRMMGPERDGLALCRLLELLAEGRRLPRPPACPTEPLRPGNRRHLPASVSPIRRRQIRAPLRPLPNPYFIFSFIIYFFAMLKMKPGPHML, encoded by the exons ATGTCCTTCTTCCTCCGCGGGGATCTGGGCCTCCCCAGCGACTGTCATTCTCTTTTGGGGACTACTTGGCAGAGGATCTGTGTGTGCGGGCAGCCAAGGTCTGTG GCATCCTGCCTGTTTATCACCCGCTCTTCGCTCTGGCCACCGAGGACTTGTCTCGCTGGTTCCCCCCAAGCCACATCTTCTCTGTGGAGGACGCGGACACTCAAGTCTTGGTCTACAGGCTCCGGTAGGAA GTTTTATTTCCCTGACTGGTTTGGACTGGAGACATGTCACCGCTTTGGGCTGCGCAAAGATCTGACCAGCGCCATTCTCGACTTACACGTTCTAGAACACCTCTTTGCCCAG CACCGCAGTGACCTGGTGAGTGGGCGCCTCCCAGTGGGCCTCAGCCTGAAGGAGCAGGGAGAGTGCCTGAGCCTGGCTGTGCTGGACGTGGCGCAGATGGCCCGTGAGCAGGCCCAGCGGCCAGGCGAGCTGCTGAAGACTGTCAG CTACAAGGCCTGCCTGCCACCCGGCCTGCGCGACCTGATCCAGGGTCTGAGCTTCGTGACAAGAAGGCGCATCCGCAGGACGGTGCTCCAGGCGCTGCACCGCGTGGTCGCCTGCCAGGCCGACCGCTACTCGCTCATGGCCAAGTACATCCTGGACCTGGAGAGGCTGCATCCGGCGGCCACCGCCGAGACCTTCCGCGTGGGGCTCCCGGGAACCCAGGAGGGGCCAGGGCTCCTGCGCGTGGCCGGGGGCAGCGGGGTCGCCTGGAGCCCCGGGGACCAAGAG ctTTTCCAGACCTTCTGTGACTTTCCCGAAATCGTGGACCTCAGCATCAAGCAGGCCCCGCGCGTGGGTCCGGCAGGGGAGCATCGGCTGGTCACCGTTACCAGGATGGACAGCCACATCCTG GAAGCAGAATTCCCGGGGCTGCCTGAGGCGCTGTCCTTCGTGGCCCTCGTAGATGGTTACTTCCGCCTGACCTGCGACTCCAGGCATTTCTTCTGCAAGGAGGTAGCACCGCCAAGGCTGTTGGAGGAGGTGGCAGAGATGTGCCACGGACCCATCAC GTCAGACTTCGCTGTCCACAAACTGAAGACCGCTGGCTCCCTCCCGGGCTCCTACATTCTCCGCCGCAGCCCTCAGGACTATGACAGTTTTCTTCTCACTGCCTGCGTCCAG ACGCCCCTTGGCCCGGACTACAAGGGCTGCCTCATCCGCCGGGACCCCACCGGGGCCTTCTCCCTGGTTGGCCTCAGTCAGCCACACAGGAGCCTCCGGGAGCTCCTTGCAGCCTGCTGGCATTCTGGGCTTCATGTAGACGGTGCTGCCCTGAATCTCACATTCTGCTGCGCCCCCAGACCCAAGG AAAAGTCCAATTTGATAGTGGTAAGAAGGGGCTGCACCccttccccagcccccagccGCACCCCGTCCTGCTGCACGCTGATGCAACTGAGTTTCCACACGATCCCTGCGGACAGCCTGGAGTGG CATGAGAACCTGGGTCACGGCTCTTTCACCAAGATCTACCGTGGCCGCCGGAGGGAGGCCGTGGATGGCGAGACACACGAGACGGAAGTCCTCCTGAAGGTCATGGACGCCAGACACCGGAACTGCATGGAG TCCTTTCTAGAAGCCGCGAGCCTGATGAGCCAAGTATCCTACCCGCACCTCGTCTTGCTGCATGGCGTCTGCATGGCTGGAGATA GCATCATGGTGCAGGAATTTGTCTATCTAGGCGCAATTGATACGTACCTACGCAAGCGTGGTCACTTGGTGCCAGCCAGCTGGAAGCTGCAGGTGGTCAAACAGCTGGCCTATGCCCTCAACTATTTG GAAGACAAAGGCCTCCCTCATGGCAACGTCTCAGCGCGGAAGGTGCTCCTGGCTCGAGAGGGGGTTGATGGGAGTCCTCCCTTCATCAAGCTGAGTGACCCTGGCGTCAGCCCCACAGTGCTAAGCCTAGAAA TGCTCACCGACAGGATCCCCTGGGTGGCCCCCGAGTGTCTGCAGGAAACTCGGGCGCTCGGCTTAGAGGCCGACAAGTGGGGCTTCGGCGCCACCGCGTGGGAGGTGTTCAGTGGGGGACCCGTGCACATCACCTCGCTGGAACCCGCCAAG AAGCTGAAATTCTACGAGGACCGGGGGCAGCTGCCGGCCCCAAAGTGGACGGAGCTGGCGGGGCTCATCGCGCAGTGCATGGCCTACGACCCGGGCCAGCGGCCCTCCTTCCGCGCCATCCTCAGGGACCTCAACGGCCTCATTACCTCAG ATTATGAGCTCCTCTCAGACCCGACGCCCGGCAGCCTGAGTCCCCGAGATGagctgtgcactggcacccagctCTACGCCTGCCAGGACCCCACCATCTTTGAGGAGAGGCACCTTAAATACATCTCTCTGTTGGGCAAG GGCAACTTTGGCAACGTGGAACTGTGCCGCTATGACCCTCTGGGGGACAATACAGGACCCCTGGTAGCAGTGAAGCAGCTACAGCACAGCGGGCCAGACCAGCAGAGGGACTTCCAGCGGGAGATTCAGATCCTCAAGGCGCTGCACAGCGACTTCATCGTCAAGTACCGGGGAGTCAGCTACGGGCCAG GTCGCCAGAGCCTGCGGTTGGTGATGGAGTACCTGCCCAGTGGCTGCCTGCGGGACTTCCTGCAGCGCCACCGCGCGCGCCTGCACTCCGGCCGCCTGCTGCTGTTCGCCTGGCAGATCTGCAAG GGCATGGAGTACCTGGGCGCGCGCCGCTGCGTGCATCGCGACCTGGCTGCGCGAAATATCCTGGTGGAGAGCGAGGCGCACGTGAAGATCGCGGATTTCGGCCTCGCTAAACTACTGCCGGTCGGAAAGGACTACTACGTGGTCCGCGAGCCAGGACAGAGCCCCATCTTCTG GTACGCCCCAGAATCCTTGTCCGACAACATCTTCTCCTGCCAGTCTGACGTGTGGAGCTTCGGCGTGGTGCTGTATGAGCTCTTCACCTATAGCGACAAGAGCTGCAGCCCTTCGGCC GAGTTCTTGCGCATGATGGGGCCAGAGCGTGATGGGCTAGCGCTCTGCCGACTTCTGGAGCTGCTGGCAGAGGGCCGGCGCCTCCCAAGGCCTCCTGCGTGCCCCACTGAG CCTCTGCGGCCCGGAAATCGAcgacatctccctgcctcagtATCCCCTATACGGAGAAGACAAATACGTGCACCACTACGACCCCTCCCaaatccatattttattttttcttttattatttacttttttgcaATGCTGAAAATGAAGCCAGGGCCTCACATGCTCTAG